A window of the Dyadobacter pollutisoli genome harbors these coding sequences:
- a CDS encoding heavy metal translocating P-type ATPase gives MPANSISQPYIETRHTCYHCGEECKDEVIHIDEHDFCCDGCLLVYDLLKENDLCRYYTIDGSQGISPDAAFFKGKYDHLDLPEVTGKMIEFTDGNLTTVNWYLPKMHCSSCIWLLEHLYRLNPAVRSSVVNFPEKKVRITFEKQHINLSELASLLTRIGYEPYLSLHDLEGKQMRKWNRVRLYKIGIAGFAFGNIMMLSFPEYFHLGQSSADQDLRLLFGLLNLGLSLPVLLYCAADFFKSAWSALKGRYLNIDAPIALALLSVFLISLYQLGTQTGPGYFDSFAGAVFFMLIGRYFQDKTYAGISFDRDYKSYFPIAVSVLKNGSETRKPITELNEGDLILVRNEELIPTDAILKSPGALIDYSFVSGEAEPIERKLGDTIYAGGKQKGVSIELEVLRKVSQSYLTQLWNNEAFTKEKENQGQTLAARINKYFSLIVLAIAVVTFLVWFFVFKNQETAFLAFATTLLVACPCALLLSSTFTNGNLLSLFGKNRLYPKNAHTIERLSHIDTVVFDKTGTITLTDEADVEFIGNESTLDELTMVKTLAMQSSHPLSRIIVNHLEHITASRRILSGFSETSGQGMEALWGKKHVQLGSAAWVGATGDFQGNTASKVFLSVDGEIAGYFSMKSKYRPELADTLTALQNAGIQTCLLSGDKPTDRLFLSGLFGQNTSMLFEQKPQQKLEFIKQLQARGRNVLMVGDGLNDAGALRQSNVGLAVSDDINNFSPSCDAILEGSRLALLPAYISLAKAGQRIIKQSFAISLIYNIAGLSFAVTGALSPVIAAILMPVSSITIVAFTTLTSNIAAHGRIKN, from the coding sequence CCTGCTGGTATATGACCTACTGAAAGAGAACGACTTATGCCGATACTATACCATCGACGGCTCACAAGGAATCTCACCTGACGCCGCGTTTTTCAAAGGAAAATACGACCACCTGGATTTGCCCGAGGTAACCGGCAAAATGATTGAATTTACAGACGGAAACCTGACGACCGTCAACTGGTACCTTCCCAAAATGCATTGCAGCTCATGCATCTGGCTGCTAGAACATTTGTACAGGTTAAACCCTGCCGTAAGGAGTTCAGTGGTGAATTTTCCGGAGAAAAAAGTCAGGATAACATTTGAAAAACAACACATTAACCTCAGCGAGCTGGCTTCCCTGCTGACGCGCATTGGTTATGAGCCTTACCTCAGTCTGCATGACCTGGAAGGCAAGCAAATGCGCAAATGGAACAGGGTGCGTTTATACAAGATCGGTATCGCGGGTTTTGCTTTTGGGAACATTATGATGCTCAGTTTTCCCGAATATTTTCACCTCGGCCAAAGTTCTGCCGATCAGGATCTCCGGCTACTTTTTGGTCTGCTGAATTTAGGCTTAAGCCTGCCCGTCCTGTTGTATTGTGCTGCCGATTTTTTCAAATCCGCGTGGTCCGCATTAAAAGGCCGGTACCTGAATATTGACGCCCCTATCGCGCTGGCTTTGCTCAGTGTTTTCCTGATCAGCCTGTATCAGCTTGGGACCCAAACAGGTCCCGGATACTTTGATTCCTTTGCAGGAGCAGTATTTTTCATGCTGATCGGAAGATATTTTCAGGACAAAACTTACGCCGGTATTTCCTTTGACCGTGATTATAAATCCTATTTCCCGATCGCAGTTTCTGTTTTAAAAAATGGTTCAGAGACACGCAAACCCATTACTGAGTTAAATGAGGGCGATTTGATACTGGTCCGAAACGAAGAGCTTATCCCTACCGATGCAATTCTCAAAAGTCCGGGTGCGCTCATCGATTACAGCTTTGTTTCTGGCGAGGCCGAGCCCATAGAGCGAAAACTTGGCGATACCATTTACGCAGGCGGCAAGCAAAAGGGCGTTTCCATTGAACTGGAAGTGTTACGCAAGGTTTCTCAGAGCTATCTGACACAACTCTGGAATAATGAAGCATTTACCAAAGAAAAGGAAAATCAGGGCCAGACTCTCGCGGCGAGGATCAACAAATACTTTTCGCTGATAGTGCTGGCGATTGCCGTGGTCACTTTTCTTGTTTGGTTTTTTGTATTCAAAAATCAGGAAACAGCATTTCTGGCCTTTGCAACCACATTACTAGTAGCCTGCCCCTGCGCATTACTGCTTTCCTCGACATTTACCAATGGAAACTTGCTGAGCCTCTTCGGCAAGAATCGCCTGTATCCAAAAAACGCCCACACCATTGAACGGCTTTCTCACATTGATACCGTGGTTTTTGACAAAACCGGTACCATTACCCTCACCGATGAAGCTGATGTTGAATTTATTGGCAACGAATCGACCCTGGACGAGCTGACAATGGTTAAGACGCTGGCCATGCAATCGTCCCATCCGCTGAGCCGCATCATCGTCAATCATTTGGAGCACATTACTGCGAGCCGTCGCATTTTGAGTGGTTTTTCTGAAACCAGCGGACAGGGAATGGAAGCGCTTTGGGGCAAAAAACACGTCCAATTAGGGTCAGCGGCCTGGGTTGGGGCTACCGGAGATTTTCAAGGCAATACGGCTTCAAAAGTATTTTTGTCTGTGGATGGAGAAATTGCGGGCTATTTCAGCATGAAAAGCAAGTACCGTCCCGAACTGGCCGATACATTGACAGCACTCCAAAATGCAGGTATTCAAACTTGCCTCCTGTCGGGTGACAAACCTACTGACAGGTTATTTTTATCAGGCCTCTTTGGACAAAACACAAGCATGCTGTTCGAGCAAAAACCGCAGCAAAAACTGGAATTTATCAAACAATTACAAGCCCGGGGACGCAATGTACTGATGGTCGGCGACGGGCTGAATGATGCCGGTGCACTTCGCCAAAGCAATGTCGGCCTGGCCGTTTCCGACGATATCAACAACTTTTCTCCTTCGTGTGATGCCATTCTCGAAGGTAGCAGACTTGCATTGCTACCCGCCTACATCAGTCTTGCCAAAGCAGGTCAGCGGATCATTAAGCAAAGCTTTGCCATTTCGCTGATTTACAATATTGCGGGCTTGTCATTTGCGGTCACAGGAGCATTGTCGCCGGTTATCGCCGCGATCCTGATGCCAGTCAGCTCGATTACCATTGTGGCTTTTACCACGCTTACGAGCAACATAGCAGCCCATGGCCGGATCAAAAACTGA